In the Triticum aestivum cultivar Chinese Spring chromosome 2B, IWGSC CS RefSeq v2.1, whole genome shotgun sequence genome, GTGTGCTGAAGCGGTGCCAGCAGCATGGCGGTCAAGATCTGAAGGAGAAGAAGGGAACCAAAAGGAAAGCAGAGGAGGCACCAGAAGGCGACGAATCTCCACTGGAGGTCTGCTCCATCAGAAGGAAAACAGCCGGGATCGACTGCTCTGAGTTGGGGCAGGGAGCCacaccggcgacggcggcggcagccagGCGCGAGGAGGCTCCGGAGAGAAAGATGACGAGGCTGCCGCAGGAGGAGGTGGATTCCATCCTAACCAAGGAGATGGATGACGACTCTCTCCCTCCCGAGTACAAGGCCCTGAAGCGC is a window encoding:
- the LOC123046846 gene encoding uncharacterized protein, translated to MAAKAAVTAGDVCVLKRCQQHGGQDLKEKKGTKRKAEEAPEGDESPLEVCSIRRKTAGIDCSELGQGATPATAAAARREEAPERKMTRLPQEEVDSILTKEMDDDSLPPEYKALKRHNPALIPSPEEEMDEDVVSFYNVVRFFYEIGEDFREFQAWVRTEYAKNGYVEVDDEYLRHQQEMEAMNEAARKEALKAFDFSDLLDF